In one window of Cryptococcus neoformans var. neoformans B-3501A chromosome 11, whole genome shotgun sequence DNA:
- a CDS encoding hypothetical protein (Match to EST gb|CF190032.1|CF190032; HMMPfam hit to AhpC-TSA, AhpC/TSA family, score: 167.0, E(): 4e-47): MSLRLGDIAPDFEADTTHGRIKFHDWLDGSWAILFSHPDDFTPVCTTELSAVALSYADFASRGVKLIGLSANNIASHEGWIKDINALKPDAPALEFPIIGDEDRTVSELYGMLDKLDKTNVDKKGIPFTVRTVFVIDPKKQIRLTLAYPASTGRNFPELLRVIDSLQLGDKHRITTPANWGIPDPKTGQVEERVIVHPSVQGEEVKQLFGDDVETVYPYLRFTSNPSKKEVTA; encoded by the exons ATGTCTCTCCGACTTGGTGATATTGCCCCCGACTTTGAGGCGGATACTACGCACGGCCGCATCAAA TTCCACGACTGGCTCGACGGCTCGTGggccatcctcttctcccacccTGACGACTTCACCCCCGTCTGCACCACGGAGCTTTCCGCCGTTGCTCTCTCTTACGCCGATTTCGCCTCGCGAGGTGTCAAGCTCATCGGTCTTTCCGCGAACAATATTGCCTCGCACGAAGGGTGGATCAAGGATATCAATGCGTTGAAGCCTGATGCTCCTGCGTTGGAGTTTCCGATTATAGGGGACGAGGACAGGACAGTGTCAGAGTTGTATGGGATGCTGGATAAGCTTGATAAGACGAATGTGGATAAGAAGGGGATACCGTTTACGGTCAGGACTGTTTTCGTCA TCGACCCAAAGAAACAGATCCGTCTCACCCTCGCTTACCCCGCGTCTACAGGCCGCAACTTTCCCGAACTCTTGCGTGTCATTGACTCTCTCCAGCTGGGCGACAAGCACCGTATCACCACGCCTGCCAACTGGGGGATTCCCGATCCCAAGACCGGGCAGGTCGAGGAGAGGGTTATCGTCCACCCGTCTGTACAGGGCGAGGAGGTGAAGCAGTTgtttggagatgatgttgagACCGTTTAT CCTTACCTCCGCTTTACATCCAACCCTTCCAAGAAGGAGGTCACGGCTTAA
- a CDS encoding rRNA methyltransferase NOP1 (Match to ESTs gb|CF192777.1|CF192777, gb|CF187703.1|CF187703, gb|CF193147.1|CF193147; HMMPfam hit to Fibrillarin, Fibrillarin, score: 568.2, E(): 6.4e-168): MAFGDRGGRGGGRGGPRGGGRGGAGGRGGFGGGRGGGAARGGAGGRGRGAPRGRGAPGGRGGGRGGKAGLGRSGPGAVTLEPHKHEGVYIAKGKEHLLVTRNMTPGESVYGEKRISIATTNADGEEEKVEYRVWNPFRSKLAAGILGGLDNIHIKPGAKVLYLGAASGSSVSHVSDIVGPDGVVYAVEFSHRPGRELIGMAKKRTNVVPIVDDARHPQKYRMLVQMVDVIFADVAQPDQARIIALNAHHFLKNGGAIVISIKANCIDSTAPAAQVFASEVNNMRKEGIKPKEQLTLEPYERDHAMVVGIYQRHT, from the exons ATGGCTTTCGGTGACAGAGGCGGACGTGGCGGCGGTCGAGGCGGCCCCAGGGGCGGTGGACGCGGTGGTGCCGGCGGGCGAGGCGGATTCGGCGGCGGacgaggtggtggtgctgcCCGTGGTGGTGCCGGTGGTCGAG GACGAGGTGCTCCCCGTGGTCGAGGTGCGCCCGGCGGTCGAGGCGGTGGTCGTGGCGGCAAGGCCGGTCTCGGCCGGAGCGGTCCCGGTGCCGTCACCCTCGAACCCCACAAGCACGAAGGTGTCTACATCgccaagggcaaggaacACTTGCTCGTTACCCGAAACATGACTCCCGGCGAATCCGTCTACGGCGAAAAGAGGATCAGCAtcgccaccaccaacgcggatggcgaggaggaaaaagtcGAGTACCGAGTGTGGAACCCTTTTAGGAGTAAGCTTGCTGCTGGTATCTTGGGCGGTCTGGACAACATCCAC ATCAAACCCGGAGCCAAGGTCCTCTACCTCGGTGCCGCCTCTGGCTCGTCCGTCTCCCACGTCTCTGACATTGTCGGTCCCGACGGTGTCGTCTACGCCGTCGAATTCTCTCACCGTCCCGGTCGAGAGTTGATCGGTATGGCCAAGAAGCGAACCAACGTCGTCC CCATCGTCGACGACGCCCGACACCCTCAAAAATACCGAATGCTCGTCCAAATGGTCGACGTCATCTTCGCCGACGTCGCCCAGCCCGACCAGGCGCGTATCATCGCCCTCAACGCCCACCACTTCCTCAAGAACGGCGGCGCCATCGTCATTTCCATCAAGGCCAACTGTATCGACTCGACGGCGCCTGCGGCCCAGGTGTTTGCCAGTGAAGTTAACAAtatgaggaaggagggtatCAAGCCCAAGG AACAACTTACTCTTGAACCGTATGAGCGAGACCACGCTATGGTCGTCGGCATATATCAACGACACACTTAA
- a CDS encoding hypothetical protein (HMMPfam hit to UCH, Ubiquitin carboxyl-terminal hydrolase, score: 186.1, E(): 7.1e-53), translating into MAAPFPDNGSPVPSVPFPSIHNPLPYTPPPYHAPAAYYRHAPPYYPPPPAPYPSYAPIPMGGAGPGPATMQNGYGGYGEYGVYYGYAGYPDYQPPHAGYPPADGDDYSDPAKTPSSAHAVPQPPAIVPPNHTPHGMPQQFPSYPPNHPYAFGGGVGYPQGYTRPPQHMHQHQHHPQPHFHPQHQQHLQQGPYGGYGYQEGYHGGKLNPAAQGFKYNRFQQQQQQQQQQQQQQQQQQQQQQQQQQQQQQQQQQQQQQQLQQAHAHAHAQAQAQAQAQSQGPPRQPVHSQQPPPAPAPIAPSQNQPSEPLQPPIPNGHSHPEPPTPSTPTATTKEQEAQSAAQQEPVPASAAVEQEKETAKDEETCPDASSAIAAPRWNFIHPSSLPSSSSTGIATLHLEMNKHAHPQRIKLVRARPGEESDGNSFAIEVKTGLPEEIVVDEQSPSQSQEKGKGRGKGGKKKTKETGKGVWKTGEKRRVELVFGEIVPEQEREKEDMAEWVGEKPVVDEKEEEKVEKKERSTPARAPAPAPSPAKPRSWAALLKTPTPSSPSTPGAVPSSSASVTSTTEAGPSRPRPSTSASPSTPNLTANVNGLQLSPPTQGQQQQQAKTFNYAAAAMSSVPSPHEELIKLLSEGVSSLRGTGTTVGLSVKEKEALMVPRGLINTGNMCFANTILQVLVYCPPFTELFEEFGKRLKADLARKTPLLEAMIIFLREFVSSPESSTSTTSTPKGKGKDKDSRKEAFIPENVYDAMKENKRFDSMRRGYQEDAEEYLGFFLNTLHEEIIYLLSQTSTTSSSMPNGQPSDSSSRQVERPVSPRAGAGINGNADSSSGWLEVGKKQKTHVVRATESRESAVSRLFGGKLRSILHTPGQKDSVTIEPYQPLQLDITGPAILSITDALRAISTPEIIHGVYSAAKGGEVDATKTVYVETWPKVLICHLKRFVYDTEEGGVVKRSKAVAYGVDLAIPNEIISPARRTSTPIKYALFGVVYHHGSSASGGHYTVSVARPSSSSSSSTSSTSIQSPAGTSSSLPPPSSSTTIASRWLHFDDENVREVREEDVVVSLDQAKGGETGSVGGRERCAYLLFYKRVQ; encoded by the exons ATGGCCGCCCCCTTCCCGGACAACGGCTCGCCGGTCCCCTCTGTGCCGTTCCCGAGCATCCACAACCCCCTCCCCTACACGCCCCCCCCCTACCATGCGCCCGCCGCCTACTACCGCCACGCCCCGCCGTACTATCCCCCGCCCCCCGCCCCGTACCCCTCCTATGCGCCGATACCCATGGGCGGCGCAGGGCCTGGGCCCGCGACGATGCAGAACGGCTACGGCGGCTACGGCGAGTACGGCGTGTACTATGGCTACGCGGGCTATCCAGACTACCAGCCACCCCACGCTGGCTACCCGCCTGCAGACGGCGACGACTACAGCGACCCCGCAAAGACCCCGAGCTCGGCACACGCCGTGCCCCAGCCGCCCGCCATCGTCCCGCCAAACCACACCCCCCACGGCATGCCCCAGCAGTTCCCCTCCTATCCCCCGAATCACCCGTATGCCTTTGGCGGCGGTGTGGGCTATCCCCAGGGGTACACCCGGCCGCCGCAGCATAtgcaccagcaccagcatCATCCGCAACCGCACTTTCACCCGCAACATCAGCAACATCTCCAGCAGGGGCCGTATGGAGGGTATGGCTATCAGGAGGGGTATCATGGGGGGAAATTAAATCCTGCAGCGCAGGGGTTCAAGTATAATCGGttccagcagcagcagcagcagcaacagcaacagcaacagcaacagcaacaacagcaacagcaacagcagcaacagcaacagcagcaacagcaacagcaacagcaacagcagcaacaacagttACAGCAAGCACACGCCCACGCACACGcccaagcccaagcccaagcccaagcccAATCCCAAGGACCGCCACGACAACCTGTACATTCTCAACAACCCCCTCCTGCACCTGCGCCTATCGCTCCTAGTCAAAATCAACCATCCGAACCATTACAACCGCCCATCCCCAACGGTCACTCCCACCCCGAACCTCCTACTCCCTCAACACCCACAGCCACCAcaaaagagcaagaagcgCAGTCTGCCGCACAGCAAGAGCCTGTTCCTGCATCTGCGGCTGTCGAgcaggaaaaagagactgcaaaggatgaagaaactTGCCCCGACGCGTCCTCGGCGATCGCCGCACCTCGATGGAACTTTATCCATCCGTCATCTCtcccatcatcgtcatccaccGGTATTGCCACTTTACATTTGGAAATGAACAAACATGCCCATCCGCAGAGAATAAAGCTGGTGCGGGCTCGTCcgggagaggagagtgaTGGGAATAGTTTTGCGATAGAGGTGAAGACTGGTTTGCCAGAGGAGATTGTCGTTGATGAGCAATCGCCATCTCAGTCgcaagaaaagggaaaaggacgaggaaaaggtgggaagaagaagacgaaggaaACGGGCAAAGGAGTGTGGAAGACgggcgagaagaggagagtagAGTTGGTGTTTGGCGAAATTGTCCCGGAGcaggagagggaaaaggaggacATGGCAGAGTGGGTGGGTGAAAAGCCAGTGGTcgatgaaaaggaggaggaaaaagtggagaagaaggaaaggtcTACACCAGCGCGCGCACCAGCACCCGCACCCTCGCCCGCCAAACCTCGTTCATGGGCCGCCCTCCTCAAAACCCCtactccttcttcgccctcCACCCCCGGCGCAGTCCCCAGCTCATCCGCCAGCGTCACTTCCACCACCGAGGCTGGGCCTTCCCGTCCACGACCATCCACCTCTgcctccccttccacccCAAACCTTACCGCCAACGTTAATGGTCTGCAACTTTCACCGCCAACCCAaggacaacaacaacaacaagccaAAACGTTCAACTATGCTGCGGCTGCAATGTCGTCCGTGCCTTCCCCACATGAAGAGCTGATCAAGCTTTTGAGCGAGGGCGTGAGTTCTCTCCGGGGAACGGGGACGACAGTAGGGTTGAGTgtaaaggagaaggaagcgtTGATGGTGCCGAGGGGTTTGATCAATACCGGTAACATGTGTTTTGCCAACACT ATCCTTCAAGTATTGGTTTACTGTCCGCCGTTTACAGAGTTGTTTGAGGAATTTGGAAAGAGGCTGAAAGCTGATTTGGCGAGGAAGACTCCGTTACTAGAGGCGAT GATCATCTTTTTGCGAGAGTTTGTCTCATCACCCgaatcatcaacatcaacaaCGTCAACACCcaaggggaaaggaaaggacaAGGATTCGAGGAAAGAGGCGTTTATCCCGGAGAATGTGTATGATGCTATGAAGGAGAATAAGAGGTTTGACTCTATGCGC AGAGGTTACCAAGAAGATGCTGAAGAGTATCTCGgattcttcctcaacaCTTTACACGAAGAAATCATCTACCTCCTCTCACAAACATCcaccacttcttcatctaTGCCCAACGGTCAACCCAGCGACTCTTCTAGTCGACAAGTCGAACGGCCCGTTTCCCCCCGCGCCGGCGCCGGCATCAACGGCAACGCCGACTCATCCTCTGGCTGGCTCGAAGTCGGCAAGAAACAAAAGACGCACGTCGTGCGCGCTACCGAATCCCGCGAGTCGGCCGTCTCACGTTTATTCGGCGGTAAACTCCGTTCCATCCTCCATACCCCCGGTCAAAAAGATAGCGTCACCATCGAACCTTACCAACCGCTCCAACTCGACATTACCGGCCCTGCCATCTTGTCCATCACCGACGCCCTCCGTGCGATCTCCACACCCGAGATTATACATGGAGTATATTCGGCGGCTAAAGGTGGGGAAGTGGATGCGACCAAGACGGTGTATGTGGAGACTTGGCCAAAGGTTTTGATTTGTCATTTGAAGAGGTTTGTGTATGATACagaggaaggtggtgtggtgaagaggagtaAGGCGGTGGCGTATGGTGTAGACTTGGCGATCCCTAACG AAATAATATCCCCCGCAAGGCGGACATCGACCCCTATAAAATACGCCCTCTTCGGTGTAGTCTACCACCACGGTTCTTCAGCTTCAGGAGGACATTACACCGTTTCTGTTGCtcgtccctcttcttcttcttccagctccaCATCGTCCACCTCTATTCAAAGCCCCGCGGGaacatcgtcatcattaccaccaccatcatcatcaacgaCAATAGCATCCAGGTGGCTCCACTTTGACGACGAAAATGTACGTGAAgtgcgagaagaagatgtagtTGTCTCCCTGGACCAAGCCAAGGGTGGGGAAACCGGGTCGGTCggtgggagggagaggtgTGCGTACTTGCTGTTCTATAAGAGGGTGCAGTAA
- a CDS encoding hypothetical protein (HMMPfam hit to Homeobox, Homeobox domain, score: 49.3, E(): 1.1e-11): protein MVDLSALSIPQFSSLSPSDGFSPLKHAFGPSRPLSIAPSDSSSEPLTVSPAGTKTSWALNSYSSCCPDNSQDIIDRSPFPTSTNFTSSFSMSQSQQNNDTYSYRMTPNTGTGQWSQSPAVDNPFISSPLTKNITFQNGLTGISPMFATFNTTSIPDASYPTAAHPFNPSCPMPVRGYSASSAVHSPNRRRSSTLVTLSSPSSMTPPFNHCPYPPLHISYPSTPSYVSARNLFRQPSVPAFSENKRIFHPSPAGKTPATGAKLTQLPYEHGYEGGSQFGSGNMLGGMSMNMETGNPLSLNMFPQMNTGFRPGNGQEFKLPRFKPTKEQLEILIKSYEENKTPDGPTREALAKKLGPDVRPKTLQIWFQNRRSKSRAKERDAANIPKPLQTNSPTIKPSAQGQEKGKSGPTRSTSGGPGEMKQGGVNIERLNSLIHDDDPSLSILPITVLSIAKWTRFLTPGTGNIRPDLAASIRFRSASTPSHPSPLFPTLHLYVLHTTIFRIDIPLSTSAISNLQATNNPSAITDAVAVRFELGRGKVRFACWKEEEGAGWKEVGDFTGGEAGAGGKVELTGPASILLPAFSKVQQLLTNTAYPTPISSFLISGPISIHPKPINALHLPTNANTQSHSNPTSTPPSFSSPPNLTATPPLPLSSASQDIRDSGPSHNRSFRHLH, encoded by the exons ATGGTCGACCTATCTGCGCTTTCTATCCCCCAATTCTCCTCCTTAAGCCCTTCGGACGGCTTCTCACCTTTGAAGCATGCTTTTGGTCCTTCCCGACCACTCAGCATCGCACCATCTGATTCTTCATCAGAGCCTTTAACGGTATCTCCGGCAGGGACCAAAACTTCCTGGGCGCTTAACTCTTACTCATCTTGTTGTCCCGATAACTCGCAAGATATCATCGACCgttctccctttcccactTCTACAAATTTTACCAGTTCCTTCTCTATGTCTCAATCGCAGCAAAATAATGATACATACTCGTACCGTATGACACCTAATACTGGCACCGGCCAATGGTCTCAATCACCAGCCGTAGACAACCCATTCATCTCCTCACCTTTGACAAAGAACATAACCTTTCAAAACGGTCTGACAGGCATTTCTCCCATGTTTGCGACTTTCAATACCACTTCTATCCCCGATGCAAGCTACCCTACAGCCGCCCATCCTTTTAATCCTTCTTGCCCCATGCCAGTTCGAGGCTACTCTGCAAGCTCCGCCGTGCATTCGCCTAACCGGCGTCGGTCCTCCACACTCGTCACcctttcttcgccatcatcaATGACGCCTCCATTCAACCACTGCCCCTACCCTCCTCTACACATCTCTTACCCAAGCACGCCATCCTACGTTTCGGCCAGAAATCTCTTCCGGCAACCATCAGTACCGGCGTTTTCGGAGAACAAGAGGATatttcatccttccccaGCGGGGAAAACGCCTGCTACTGGAGCAAAACTGACCCAACTGCCTTACGAGCATGGATATGAAGGAGGGTCTCAGTTTGGATCTGGAAATATGCTTGGAGGAATGAGCATGAATATGGAAACTGGTAACCCTTTAAGTCTCAATATGTTCCCACAGATGAATACAGGCTTTCGTCCAGGGAATGGACAAGAATTCAAGTTGCCGAGGTTTAAACCTACAAAGGAGCAGTTGGAAATCCTCATCAAATCGTATGAAGAGAACAA AACTCCAGACGGTCCAACTCGGGAAGCACTTGCAAAAAAGCTTGGCCCGGACGTGCGTCCCAAAACTCTGCAGATTTGGTTCCAAAATCG TCGTTCAAAATCTCGCGCGAAGGAGCGCGATGCGGCCAATATTCCAAAACCTTTACAAACCAACAGTCCGACCATCAAGCCGTCTGCGCAGGGACAAGAGAAGGGTAAAAGTGGACCAACAAGATCAACTAGCGGGGGGCCGGGTGAAATGAAACAAGGAGGGGTTAATATAGAACGTTTAAACAGTCTTATCCACGATGATGATC CGAGCTTGTCCATCCTCCCCATCACTGTGCTTTCGATTGCCAAGTGGACTAGGTTCCTCACCCCTGGAACAGGCAATATACGCCCCGACCTAGCTGCTTCTATCCGTTTCCGTTCAGCCTCCACTCCTTCTCATCCCTcccctctctttcccacGCTGCACCTCTACGTCCTCCACACTACCATCTTTCGTATCGACATTCCCCTGTCCACCTCTGCCATCTCCAATCTCCAAGCGACGAATAACCCATCAGCCATTACAGATGCAGTGGCTGTGCGATTCGAACTTGGACGAGGTAAAGTAAGATTTGCGtgttggaaagaggaagaaggcgcgggatggaaggaagtcGGTGATTTTACGGGAGGCGAAGCTGGAGCCGGGGGTAAAGTCGAGTTGACCGGACCGGCCTCT ATATTACTACCAGCCTTTTCTAAAGTCCAACAACTCCTCACGAATACCGCCTATCCAACTCCTATTTCCAgtttcctcatctccggGCCCATCTCTATCCACCCAAAGCCTATCAATGCCTTGCATCTCCCCACCAATGCCAACACTCAGTCTCACTCCAATCCAACCTCAACCccaccttccttttcctcaccTCCCAACCTTACCGCCACGCCGCCCCTTCCACTTTCAAGTGCCAGC CAGGACATCAGAGACAGCGGTCCCTCTCACAACCGATCTTTCCGACATCTGCATTGA